Proteins from a single region of Caloramator sp. E03:
- the jag gene encoding RNA-binding cell elongation regulator Jag/EloR, giving the protein MKSIEMVGRTVEEAIDNGLKVLRLTRDKVKVEVIDKGNKGILGLLGTKPAKVIITVKEDYEVIARKFLRELLDKLGIKCEIHIKDEDNILKVNLVGPKMGILIGHRGETLDAIQYLLSLVINKNNDENSYKKVILDTENYRKKREETLVKLANRLAYKVKRYNKSITLEPMNPYERRIIHSALQNNPYVTTHSEGEEPYRKVVIEVKK; this is encoded by the coding sequence ATGAAATCTATAGAGATGGTGGGTAGAACTGTAGAGGAAGCGATAGATAATGGATTAAAGGTTTTAAGATTAACAAGAGATAAAGTAAAGGTTGAAGTTATTGATAAAGGTAATAAAGGTATCCTTGGGTTACTTGGAACTAAGCCTGCTAAAGTAATAATAACTGTTAAAGAAGATTATGAGGTAATAGCAAGAAAATTTTTAAGAGAATTACTTGATAAGTTGGGTATTAAATGTGAAATACATATAAAGGATGAGGATAATATACTCAAGGTAAATCTTGTTGGGCCTAAAATGGGAATTTTAATAGGGCATAGGGGAGAGACTCTTGATGCAATCCAATACCTTTTAAGTCTTGTTATAAATAAAAATAATGATGAAAATAGTTATAAAAAGGTAATTCTTGATACGGAAAACTATAGAAAAAAGAGAGAAGAAACTTTAGTTAAGCTTGCAAATAGGCTTGCTTATAAAGTAAAAAGGTATAACAAGAGCATAACATTGGAACCTATGAATCCTTATGAAAGACGAATAATCCATTCAGCTCTTCAAAATAATCCTTATGTAACGACTCACAGCGAAGGGGAAGAGCCCTATAGAAAAGTTGTTATTGAAGTTAAAAAATAA
- the mnmE gene encoding tRNA uridine-5-carboxymethylaminomethyl(34) synthesis GTPase MnmE: MINEDTIAAISTSAGEGGIGIVRISGSKALEILDKVFVSHRGKSVLNMKSYSMMYGYIKDKQKDEIIDEVIVSYMKAPNTYTREDIVEINCHGGVIAVKRILSLVLSNGARLADPGEFTKRAFLNGRIDLSQAEAVIDIIRSKTDESMRLAINQAQGKLSVKIRNINDRLLNILAHIEASVDFPEDDIEKIITNKLIRDATEIEKEMDVLIRNADTGKIIREGLNTIIVGKPNVGKSSLLNILLQEKRAIVTEIPGTTRDIIEEYINIKGIPIKIIDTAGIRETKDLVEKIGVEKTKEYIDRADLVIFMLDASKIIEKEDLIIMDLISDKQKIIVINKIDAPSNLDISLIKEKFKDSPIIFASVKEEKGIDEIKNNIVELVYKGKVLGTDVYVTNIRHQEILKKAKESVKNGIETLKSGLPIDCASIDFKDAYLKLGEITGDTVSDDVIDRIFSNFCIGK; this comes from the coding sequence ATGATTAATGAGGATACTATAGCTGCAATTTCTACTTCAGCTGGTGAAGGAGGAATTGGAATCGTAAGGATATCCGGAAGTAAAGCCCTTGAGATATTAGATAAGGTATTTGTAAGTCATAGAGGAAAAAGCGTTTTAAATATGAAAAGTTATAGTATGATGTATGGTTATATAAAGGATAAACAAAAAGATGAAATAATTGATGAAGTAATAGTAAGCTATATGAAAGCTCCTAATACCTATACAAGAGAAGATATTGTAGAAATTAACTGTCATGGGGGAGTAATTGCTGTTAAAAGAATATTGTCACTTGTTTTAAGTAATGGAGCAAGACTTGCAGATCCTGGAGAATTTACCAAAAGAGCATTTTTAAATGGAAGAATAGATTTATCCCAGGCAGAAGCAGTAATAGATATTATAAGGTCAAAAACTGATGAAAGTATGAGACTTGCAATCAATCAGGCTCAAGGTAAACTTTCAGTAAAAATAAGAAATATAAATGACAGACTTTTAAATATACTTGCTCATATTGAAGCTTCAGTTGATTTTCCAGAAGATGATATAGAAAAAATTATAACAAATAAATTAATAAGAGATGCAACAGAAATAGAAAAAGAAATGGATGTACTTATAAGAAATGCTGATACAGGAAAAATAATAAGAGAGGGGTTAAATACAATAATAGTTGGAAAGCCTAATGTTGGAAAATCCTCATTATTGAATATATTACTTCAAGAAAAAAGGGCAATAGTAACTGAAATACCTGGTACTACAAGGGATATAATAGAAGAATATATAAACATCAAAGGTATACCTATAAAAATAATAGATACAGCTGGTATTAGAGAAACTAAGGATTTAGTTGAAAAAATTGGAGTAGAAAAGACTAAAGAGTATATAGATAGGGCAGATCTTGTTATATTTATGCTTGATGCAAGCAAAATTATAGAAAAAGAAGATTTAATTATAATGGATTTGATATCAGATAAACAAAAGATAATAGTTATAAATAAAATAGATGCTCCATCTAATCTTGATATTAGTTTGATTAAAGAAAAATTTAAAGATTCTCCTATTATTTTTGCATCTGTTAAGGAAGAAAAAGGTATTGATGAAATTAAAAATAATATTGTAGAACTTGTATATAAAGGAAAAGTTTTGGGAACAGATGTGTATGTAACAAATATAAGACATCAGGAAATACTTAAAAAGGCTAAAGAAAGTGTTAAAAATGGTATAGAAACTTTAAAATCAGGGTTGCCTATAGACTGTGCTTCTATTGATTTTAAAGATGCCTACTTAAAACTTGGAGAGATTACAGGAGATACTGTATCTGATGATGTTATAGATAGGATATTTTCTAATTTCTGCATTGGAAAATAA
- the mnmG gene encoding tRNA uridine-5-carboxymethylaminomethyl(34) synthesis enzyme MnmG, producing the protein MMYKAGSYDVIVVGAGHAGCEAALACARLGCKTLVITLNLDSIALMPCNPAIGGTSKGHLVREIDALGGQMGINIDKTFIQSRMLNTAKGPAVHSLRAQADKKKYQLLMKHTLEKQENLVIKQDEVISLDIENGKIKGLETKNGAYFECKTAILTTGTYLKGRIIIGEVNYSGGPNGLFPANELSKSLKENGIELRRFKTGTPARVNKRSIDFSKMIIQPGDEKIVPFSFISGNIYREQIPCYLTYTTEETKKIILENIHRSPLYTGQIEGVGPRYCPSIEDKIMKFPDKEKHQVFIEPEGEDTEEMYIQGMSSSLPEDVQIKMYRSIPGLENCEILRTAYAIEYDCIDPTQLKLSLEHKNIEGLFFAGQINGSSGYEEAAAQGIMAGINAALKIKNLEPFILDRSEAYIGVLIDDLVTKGTNEPYRMMTSRAEYRLLLRQDNADLRLTEKGYKIGIVTEERYNIFMEKKMKIQEELKRIKNYIILPTKENNDILRQIGSSEIKSGISMYELLKRPEMNYSVTKALDKDRPELNDEIFEEVEIETKYEGYIEKQMQQVEQFKKLEVKKIPKYIDYNEISGLRIEAKQKLSKIKPENIGQASRISGVSPADISVLLVYIEQVRRKKGE; encoded by the coding sequence ATTATGTATAAAGCTGGAAGTTATGATGTTATTGTTGTTGGGGCAGGTCATGCAGGATGTGAAGCTGCACTTGCCTGTGCAAGGCTTGGATGTAAAACCCTTGTTATAACTTTAAATCTTGATAGTATAGCATTAATGCCTTGTAATCCTGCAATTGGAGGTACTTCAAAAGGGCATCTTGTAAGAGAAATAGATGCACTTGGAGGTCAGATGGGAATAAATATTGATAAAACATTTATACAATCAAGAATGCTAAACACTGCTAAAGGACCTGCTGTACACTCATTAAGAGCTCAGGCAGATAAAAAGAAGTACCAATTGTTGATGAAACATACTTTAGAGAAGCAAGAAAACCTTGTTATCAAACAAGATGAAGTTATATCTTTAGATATTGAAAATGGAAAAATAAAAGGGCTTGAAACAAAAAATGGGGCTTATTTTGAATGTAAAACAGCTATACTTACAACAGGAACATATTTAAAAGGAAGAATAATTATAGGTGAAGTAAACTATAGTGGTGGCCCTAATGGGTTATTTCCTGCTAATGAATTATCTAAGAGTTTAAAGGAAAATGGGATAGAGCTTAGAAGATTTAAAACAGGTACTCCAGCAAGAGTCAATAAGAGAAGTATTGATTTTTCTAAAATGATTATACAGCCAGGAGACGAAAAGATAGTTCCGTTCTCATTTATATCTGGAAATATATATAGAGAACAAATACCTTGTTATCTTACATATACAACTGAAGAAACAAAAAAAATAATCCTTGAAAATATACATAGATCTCCTTTATATACTGGACAGATAGAAGGGGTAGGACCAAGGTATTGTCCATCAATTGAGGATAAAATAATGAAGTTTCCTGATAAAGAAAAGCATCAGGTATTTATTGAACCCGAGGGAGAAGATACTGAAGAGATGTATATACAGGGTATGTCAAGTTCATTACCAGAAGATGTTCAAATAAAAATGTATAGATCAATACCTGGGCTTGAAAATTGTGAAATATTAAGAACGGCTTATGCTATAGAATATGATTGTATTGATCCTACTCAGTTAAAATTATCCCTCGAACATAAAAATATTGAAGGTTTATTTTTTGCAGGACAGATTAATGGAAGTTCAGGCTATGAAGAAGCTGCTGCTCAAGGAATAATGGCTGGTATCAATGCAGCATTAAAGATTAAGAATTTAGAGCCATTTATACTTGATAGATCAGAGGCATATATAGGTGTATTAATTGATGATCTTGTTACAAAAGGTACAAATGAGCCTTATAGGATGATGACTTCAAGGGCAGAGTATAGACTACTATTAAGACAAGATAATGCTGATTTAAGACTTACTGAAAAAGGTTATAAAATTGGTATTGTAACAGAAGAGAGATACAATATATTTATGGAAAAGAAAATGAAAATACAAGAAGAATTAAAGAGAATCAAAAATTACATAATTCTTCCTACAAAAGAGAATAATGATATATTGAGACAAATAGGAAGTTCTGAAATTAAAAGTGGTATATCTATGTATGAACTTTTAAAGAGACCTGAAATGAATTATAGTGTAACTAAAGCCTTGGATAAGGATAGGCCTGAGCTTAATGATGAAATTTTTGAAGAAGTTGAAATTGAAACAAAATACGAAGGATATATAGAAAAGCAAATGCAACAGGTTGAGCAGTTTAAAAAACTTGAAGTAAAAAAAATACCAAAATATATTGATTACAATGAAATAAGTGGACTAAGGATTGAAGCAAAGCAAAAATTATCAAAAATAAAGCCAGAGAATATAGGACAGGCATCAAGAATATCAGGTGTATCCCCAGCCGATATATCAGTTTTACTTGTATATATAGAACAGGTGAGAAGAAAAAAAGGAGAGTAA
- the rsmG gene encoding 16S rRNA (guanine(527)-N(7))-methyltransferase RsmG — protein MDCKQLLVNGCKLYNIDIDQIQIEKFIAYKEILKEWNEKINLTAIVDDEGIVKKHFLDSISIISSNVIKENCSIIDIGTGAGFPGVPLKIIMPSLKIVLLDSLNKRIKFLNEVIKELGLNDIEAIHGRAEEIAKDIKYRESFDIATARAVANLTMLSEYCIPYVKVGGYFIAMKGPSSVDEINESKNAIGTLGGKIKDVIDTKIYEEDINHKLVIVEKIKITEKKYPRKSSQIEKKPIL, from the coding sequence ATGGATTGTAAACAGCTATTGGTAAATGGTTGTAAATTATACAATATTGATATTGATCAAATACAAATTGAAAAATTTATTGCTTATAAAGAAATTCTAAAGGAATGGAATGAAAAAATTAATTTAACTGCTATTGTTGACGATGAAGGTATTGTAAAAAAACATTTCTTAGATTCTATATCTATTATAAGTTCTAATGTTATAAAAGAAAATTGTAGCATTATAGATATTGGTACGGGAGCAGGTTTTCCAGGTGTACCTTTAAAGATTATAATGCCTTCATTAAAGATTGTACTTTTGGATTCTTTGAATAAAAGAATAAAATTTTTGAATGAGGTTATAAAAGAGCTTGGATTAAATGATATTGAAGCAATACATGGGAGAGCAGAGGAAATAGCAAAAGATATTAAGTATAGGGAAAGCTTTGATATTGCAACGGCAAGAGCTGTTGCAAACCTTACTATGCTTTCAGAATATTGTATACCTTATGTTAAAGTTGGTGGGTATTTTATTGCTATGAAAGGGCCTTCATCAGTTGATGAGATAAATGAGAGTAAAAATGCTATTGGAACCCTTGGAGGAAAAATTAAAGATGTCATTGATACAAAAATATATGAAGAGGACATAAATCATAAATTAGTTATTGTCGAAAAAATAAAAATCACTGAAAAAAAATATCCAAGAAAATCGTCGCAAATTGAGAAAAAACCGATATTATGA
- a CDS encoding ParB/RepB/Spo0J family partition protein, with the protein MQAEREIINIPINMIKQNIYQPRKQFDSNSLIELSESIKEYGVLQPISVRKRDDKYYELVAGERRLRASQLAGLEKIPAIVVDVDDSESAILALIENLQREDLNYIEEAEGYYNIIKEMGITQEELSKKIGKKQSTIANKIRLLKLSSTIKERLIKEGLTERHARALLKIPDEKIQNRIIDEVVKKNLNVKKTEELIEKEISKNNKDIENKSDNKNKMKWAINPRIITNTIKQIMSKNGINAEYRHKEEEDYMEIIVRISKR; encoded by the coding sequence ATGCAAGCTGAAAGAGAAATAATTAATATACCTATTAATATGATAAAACAAAATATTTACCAGCCAAGAAAACAATTTGACTCAAATTCGCTTATTGAATTGTCAGAATCGATTAAAGAATATGGAGTATTACAGCCTATTAGTGTAAGAAAAAGGGATGATAAATATTATGAGCTTGTTGCTGGTGAAAGAAGACTTAGGGCATCCCAGCTTGCCGGTCTTGAAAAAATCCCTGCAATTGTCGTAGATGTAGATGATAGTGAATCGGCTATACTTGCTTTAATTGAAAACCTTCAGAGAGAAGATTTGAACTATATCGAAGAAGCTGAAGGATACTACAACATAATAAAAGAAATGGGAATAACACAAGAAGAGTTATCAAAAAAAATAGGTAAAAAACAATCAACTATTGCAAATAAAATTAGACTATTAAAACTTTCATCTACAATTAAAGAAAGGCTTATAAAAGAAGGGCTTACTGAGAGACATGCAAGGGCATTATTAAAAATACCTGATGAAAAAATTCAAAACAGAATTATTGATGAAGTAGTTAAAAAGAATTTGAATGTGAAAAAAACAGAAGAACTAATAGAAAAAGAAATTAGTAAAAATAATAAAGACATTGAGAATAAAAGTGATAATAAAAATAAAATGAAGTGGGCAATAAATCCAAGAATTATAACAAATACAATTAAGCAAATTATGAGTAAAAACGGTATCAATGCTGAATATAGGCATAAAGAAGAAGAAGATTATATGGAAATAATAGTTAGGATATCGAAACGATAA
- a CDS encoding ISL3 family transposase — translation MLKYNFINNLLNLKDVFVKNVVNKDDFIEIFVETKKKPHVCPVCGYTTSKVHDYRKQRIKDVPIQFKKTFIILRKRRLVCSECGKRFYEKLDFLPRYHRMTNRLSFFIINELSNVNSMKHVSLKANVSTHTVKRIFDTVSYTAYSLPEVISIDEFKGNSGGSKYHCILVDPVNHKVIDIIKDRRFHILSDYFRNFKNRDKVKYVVIDMWSQYADIAKTYFKNATIIIDKFHFMRYNTWAIENVRKRIQKNMDKKLRRYYKKSRKLILARKDSLDEDSKRQLEIMLLYNDELRHAHYLKESFYKISDARSASEAKILLKEWIEIARKSGIKEYISCAETLSRWFKEIVNSFDVPYTNGCVEGFNNKIKVIKRNAFGFRNFNRFRNRILHCCK, via the coding sequence GTGCTTAAGTATAATTTTATCAACAATTTACTAAACTTAAAAGATGTTTTTGTAAAAAACGTTGTTAATAAAGATGATTTTATTGAGATATTTGTTGAAACTAAAAAGAAACCACATGTTTGTCCAGTTTGTGGCTATACTACATCTAAAGTTCATGATTACAGAAAACAAAGAATTAAAGATGTACCCATTCAGTTTAAAAAAACTTTTATCATTCTTAGAAAAAGGAGATTAGTATGCTCAGAATGCGGTAAGCGCTTTTATGAAAAGCTAGATTTTCTTCCACGCTATCATAGAATGACAAACCGCTTATCTTTCTTCATAATTAACGAACTATCTAATGTTAATAGCATGAAGCATGTTTCCTTAAAAGCCAATGTTTCCACCCATACTGTAAAACGCATTTTTGATACTGTTAGTTATACTGCGTATTCTTTGCCTGAAGTTATATCTATTGATGAATTTAAAGGTAATTCTGGTGGCTCAAAATATCACTGTATATTAGTTGATCCTGTTAATCATAAAGTAATTGATATTATTAAAGATAGACGATTTCATATCCTTTCGGATTACTTTAGAAATTTTAAAAACAGGGATAAGGTAAAATATGTAGTTATTGATATGTGGAGTCAATATGCTGACATTGCTAAAACATACTTTAAAAATGCAACTATCATCATAGATAAGTTCCACTTTATGCGCTACAACACCTGGGCTATAGAAAACGTTAGAAAGCGCATTCAAAAGAATATGGATAAGAAACTAAGGCGATATTACAAAAAAAGTCGAAAACTCATTCTTGCTAGAAAAGATTCCTTAGATGAAGACTCTAAGAGACAACTTGAAATTATGCTTTTATACAATGATGAATTAAGACATGCCCATTACCTTAAGGAATCCTTTTACAAAATTTCAGATGCAAGGTCTGCTTCTGAAGCAAAAATATTACTAAAGGAATGGATTGAGATAGCAAGAAAAAGCGGTATAAAAGAATATATTTCATGTGCAGAAACTTTAAGCAGGTGGTTTAAGGAAATAGTTAATTCCTTTGATGTTCCTTATACGAATGGATGTGTTGAAGGTTTTAACAACAAGATTAAAGTTATTAAAAGAAATGCGTTTGGGTTCAGAAATTTTAACAGGTTTAGAAATAGAATTCTGCATTGTTGCAAGTAA
- a CDS encoding TMEM165/GDT1 family protein, with protein MLKIILTTFILVFIAELGDKTQITTMLLSAEYHSKLSVFIGSSLALVCSSLLGVLLGSIINKYIPPYIIQLASSIAFIIIGILLLFNKI; from the coding sequence ATGTTAAAAATAATATTAACAACATTTATTCTTGTTTTCATTGCCGAATTAGGCGACAAAACTCAAATAACTACAATGCTTCTTTCTGCAGAGTACCATTCTAAACTTTCCGTATTTATCGGCTCATCCCTTGCATTAGTTTGTTCATCGTTACTTGGGGTACTCCTTGGATCAATAATAAATAAATACATACCTCCTTATATTATTCAATTAGCATCATCAATAGCATTTATAATTATAGGTATTCTTCTTTTATTTAATAAAATATAA
- a CDS encoding ParA family protein — protein MGKIISIFNQKGGVGKTTTNINLSAYLASMGKKILTLDIDPQGNTTSGIGIEKRKLENSIYDVIMGLPAEKAIIKTKIKDLDIIPSNVELAGAEIELSTKTNREKRIKDALESIKSKYDYILIDCPPSLGLLSINALTASNSVLIPIQCEYYALEGVGHLMSTIQLVKKSLNKDIYIQGVIMSMFDGRTNLSIEVVEEVKKYFKGKVYTTIIPRNIKLAEAPSYGMPIMLYDKNSKGAEAYKKLAEEFLEYDEGDE, from the coding sequence ATGGGAAAAATAATTTCTATATTTAATCAAAAGGGAGGAGTAGGGAAGACTACTACTAATATAAATTTATCTGCATATTTAGCTTCAATGGGAAAAAAAATATTAACTTTAGATATAGATCCTCAAGGAAATACAACAAGTGGAATTGGAATAGAAAAAAGAAAGCTTGAAAATTCGATATATGATGTAATTATGGGACTTCCTGCCGAAAAAGCTATTATAAAAACTAAAATTAAAGATTTAGATATAATTCCATCGAATGTTGAATTGGCAGGTGCTGAAATTGAGTTATCAACAAAAACAAATAGAGAAAAGAGAATAAAAGATGCATTAGAAAGTATAAAAAGTAAATATGATTATATATTAATTGATTGTCCACCTTCTCTTGGATTATTAAGTATAAACGCATTAACTGCTTCTAATAGTGTATTAATACCTATTCAATGTGAATATTACGCTCTTGAAGGCGTTGGGCATCTAATGAGTACAATACAGTTAGTTAAAAAGAGTTTAAATAAAGATATATATATACAAGGTGTTATAATGAGTATGTTTGATGGAAGGACTAATTTATCAATTGAGGTAGTTGAAGAAGTTAAAAAATACTTTAAAGGGAAGGTTTATACTACTATAATTCCAAGAAATATAAAGCTTGCTGAGGCTCCAAGTTATGGTATGCCAATAATGTTATATGATAAAAACTCAAAAGGTGCTGAAGCGTATAAAAAACTTGCTGAAGAATTTTTAGAATATGATGAAGGAGATGAATAG
- a CDS encoding ParB/RepB/Spo0J family partition protein: protein MSTKKSALGRGLGALIPEINDNKASENNINEIDINEIMPNENQPRKKFDDENIKDLAESIREHGIIQPILVRKEGEYYKIVAGERRWRAARIAGLKKIPVIIKDMTDKEMMEISLIENLQREDLNPIEEALAYKRLMEEFNLTQEQIAIRVGKSRPVITNSLRLLNLDKKVIDYIIESKLSEGHGRILASIENKQLQVEIAKKIIEDGLNVRQTEKIIQNIKNNKTKKIKNKKEDSYIKDIQEKLMNHLGTKVNISTKRKKGVIEIEYYSKEDLERILELFNI, encoded by the coding sequence TTGAGCACTAAGAAAAGTGCTTTAGGAAGAGGATTAGGAGCATTAATTCCTGAAATTAATGATAATAAAGCATCAGAAAACAATATTAATGAGATAGATATAAATGAAATAATGCCTAATGAAAATCAACCAAGAAAAAAGTTTGACGATGAGAATATTAAGGATCTTGCGGAGTCAATTAGAGAGCATGGCATTATACAACCTATTCTTGTAAGAAAAGAAGGAGAATATTATAAAATCGTTGCCGGAGAAAGAAGATGGAGAGCAGCTAGAATTGCAGGATTAAAGAAAATTCCTGTTATAATAAAAGATATGACAGATAAAGAAATGATGGAAATATCTTTAATAGAAAATCTTCAAAGAGAAGATTTAAATCCTATAGAAGAAGCTCTTGCATATAAGAGATTAATGGAAGAATTTAATTTAACACAAGAGCAAATTGCAATAAGAGTTGGAAAATCAAGACCTGTTATTACAAATTCATTAAGGCTATTAAATCTTGACAAGAAAGTTATTGATTATATAATAGAAAGTAAACTTTCTGAAGGTCATGGAAGGATATTAGCATCTATTGAAAATAAACAGCTTCAGGTTGAGATAGCAAAAAAAATAATTGAAGATGGATTAAATGTAAGGCAAACTGAAAAAATAATACAAAACATAAAGAATAATAAAACAAAAAAGATTAAAAACAAAAAAGAAGATTCTTATATTAAAGATATACAGGAAAAACTTATGAATCACCTTGGTACAAAAGTAAATATTAGTACAAAAAGAAAAAAAGGTGTTATTGAAATCGAATATTACTCAAAAGAAGATTTAGAAAGGATATTAGAATTATTCAATATATAA
- a CDS encoding DUF4446 family protein, which produces MILSILNQYQSIIYIVVLIFVIILLIIEILNRIELNRIEKKYRKLMKGSTGKNIEEMLFEYKKNVEEAIETVKNIKDDYNDINERLKGCVQKVSIVRYRAFDDVGSDLSFSIALLNDKNNGIVLTGIYGRNECTTFAKPIENGISKYDLSDEEKMALKEAMSK; this is translated from the coding sequence GTGATATTGTCTATTCTTAATCAATATCAATCCATAATATATATAGTGGTTCTGATTTTTGTTATAATACTATTAATAATTGAAATACTAAATAGAATTGAATTAAATAGAATAGAGAAAAAATATAGAAAATTGATGAAAGGTTCTACTGGTAAAAATATTGAAGAAATGCTCTTTGAATATAAAAAGAATGTTGAAGAAGCTATTGAAACAGTAAAAAATATTAAAGATGATTATAATGATATTAATGAAAGATTAAAAGGATGTGTTCAAAAAGTTTCAATAGTAAGATACAGAGCATTTGATGATGTTGGAAGTGATTTAAGCTTTTCCATAGCATTATTAAACGATAAAAATAATGGAATAGTTTTAACTGGTATATATGGAAGAAATGAATGTACAACCTTTGCAAAGCCAATAGAAAATGGAATATCAAAGTATGATCTTTCAGATGAAGAAAAAATGGCACTAAAAGAAGCTATGTCAAAATGA
- a CDS encoding YkuS family protein → MIVSVDNNLVDLKKFLIKNGIEVYNISDGVVSDAYIYSMKNNDILKFYNSIHGKGEGSLIINADGKSFQDILYFLNHRVYSSLF, encoded by the coding sequence ATGATTGTAAGCGTTGATAATAATTTAGTAGATTTAAAGAAATTCCTCATAAAGAATGGAATTGAAGTTTATAACATAAGTGACGGGGTTGTTTCTGATGCATATATATATTCTATGAAAAATAACGATATTTTAAAATTTTATAATTCAATTCATGGAAAAGGTGAAGGCTCATTAATTATAAATGCTGATGGTAAGAGTTTTCAAGACATACTATATTTCTTAAATCATAGGGTATATTCATCTTTATTTTGA
- the yyaC gene encoding spore protease YyaC: MLKNGPLYFSVDGTKPESIFLMSKEIMNLLININYDFNNIIILCIGTDRSTGDCLGPLVGEKLSKLIKKSYIHVLGTLKEPIHAKNLEPTINNIYSSFNKPLIIAVDASLGKIENVGKINLIKGPLYPGAGVNKNLTPVGDISITGIVNTSGFMEYIVLQSTRLYLVMQLADVISLSLFSALKKINTKLGYIQNKDEYTL; encoded by the coding sequence ATGCTAAAAAATGGACCTCTTTACTTTTCTGTAGATGGAACTAAACCTGAGTCAATATTTTTAATGTCAAAAGAGATTATGAATTTACTAATAAACATTAATTATGATTTTAATAATATTATTATTCTGTGCATAGGTACTGATCGTTCAACTGGTGATTGTCTTGGGCCTTTAGTTGGCGAAAAGCTTTCAAAACTTATTAAAAAATCATATATACATGTATTAGGTACACTTAAAGAGCCTATCCACGCAAAAAATCTTGAGCCAACTATAAATAATATTTACTCATCTTTTAATAAACCTTTAATTATTGCAGTCGATGCTTCATTAGGTAAAATTGAGAATGTTGGAAAAATAAATCTTATTAAAGGACCTTTATATCCTGGAGCTGGAGTAAACAAAAACCTTACACCTGTTGGTGATATTAGTATAACTGGTATAGTTAATACTTCCGGCTTTATGGAATATATAGTTTTACAAAGTACAAGGCTTTACCTTGTAATGCAACTTGCTGATGTAATATCTTTAAGCCTTTTTTCAGCACTAAAAAAAATAAATACAAAATTAGGGTATATTCAAAATAAAGATGAATATACCCTATGA